The Streptomyces sp. NBC_00344 genome includes a window with the following:
- a CDS encoding TetR/AcrR family transcriptional regulator produces MAYRPTARTEATRIAHRERLLEAARSLLAEGGYAAASISALAARAGVATGSVYNHFTSKQELLAAVFRHTAGHELHAVRDAVHRETGAGAQLRALVEVFSYRALKSQRTAWALLAERVDPQVEAERVTYRRGYHSLAEEIITAGMAAGELPAQDPGLSAAAMIGAISEALLGPLSPVGEQTDAGPVVEAITELCLRASGARSL; encoded by the coding sequence ATGGCGTACCGACCCACCGCCCGGACCGAGGCCACCCGCATCGCTCACCGTGAGCGGCTGCTGGAAGCTGCCAGGAGTCTGCTGGCCGAGGGCGGGTACGCCGCGGCGAGCATCTCCGCGCTCGCCGCCCGGGCCGGTGTCGCCACCGGCAGCGTCTACAACCACTTCACCTCCAAACAGGAGTTGCTTGCCGCGGTCTTCCGGCACACCGCCGGCCATGAACTGCATGCCGTACGGGACGCGGTGCACCGCGAGACCGGTGCCGGCGCGCAGCTGAGGGCCCTGGTCGAGGTCTTCTCGTACCGGGCGCTGAAGTCTCAGCGGACGGCCTGGGCCCTGCTCGCCGAGCGGGTCGATCCGCAGGTCGAGGCCGAGCGTGTGACCTACCGCCGCGGCTACCACTCACTCGCCGAGGAGATCATCACGGCCGGCATGGCAGCGGGTGAACTGCCCGCGCAGGACCCCGGCCTTTCGGCCGCTGCCATGATCGGCGCGATCAGCGAGGCACTGCTCGGCCCGCTCTCCCCCGTGGGTGAGCAGACGGACGCCGGCCCGGTGGTGGAAGCCATCACGGAACTGTGCCTGCGGGCGTCCGGCGCCCGCAGTCTGTGA